The following DNA comes from Piliocolobus tephrosceles isolate RC106 unplaced genomic scaffold, ASM277652v3 unscaffolded_9778, whole genome shotgun sequence.
TCTTCCAACACAGTAAGCTAGTCCCACCCCGGGCCTGGGCACCATGGGGCCCTCTGCCTGGGGCAATTGGCATGCTGTCTTCTCTTGGGTTTTCAGTCCCCAGCTAGCCACCTCAGCATGGAGAGAGGCCTTCCCTGTCCACTCAACTGGAAGTCCCTCAAATTCaactttctagaattttctttcctgctttcccccGAATATTTTCCTCCTCCAGAAGGTGCCCTGTCTCAACTAATGGTGACACCTCTCCCTCAGTCAGCTAGAGTGTCCTAACGTTCTGATCATTCCCTATTAAGCCCTGTTTACCCTTTAGGGCCCATCTCCAATGTCACATTCACCTCCCAGGGGAAGTTCTCCTGATGGCCCAGGTTTTGATCCTGCGTGGCAGCAGAAGGCAAGGCAAGAGGCAAGCAACAGGGGCAGGGGAACAACTCCCAGAGGGCCTTGGAAATGCTCCATCTTGGGTCAGGGGCCCAGCCCCATTAGCCATTGGCAAATGGAAGAGCTTGACCACATATGCTACCACATATGCTACCACAGCGTCCAGACAGAAGCCCCCAGCCCCTCACAACTTCCCCTGCTCAGGGACAGTAGTCCCCCACATCCACATCCCCTCTCCACAGCTCCCACATTACACCCCCGCTGACGAAAGGCCTTCCTGTGGCCAGTAAGAGGCTTCCAAGGTGTCCCTTGATGACACTTACCTCTTCGCAATAAACGGCGCCTGTGTCTCCTGGGTAGGACTGCTTGAAAcgaaagagaaaggcaaagcttTGGGCAGAGCCCGTGGGCAGGTGACATCAAGACTGCTCTACCCCAGAGGGTCCTGGGTCCTCTCCCATTCCCGGCACTTCACCTTCCCTGGTGGTAGCCGCCAGACCTCTCCATTTTCTAGAAAGTACATCTGAGAATCTGAGAAGGCTCAGCTAGGAAGGCCCTTGGGGGTGATCTCTCCACCCACCCTTTCATCAGCCAGAGAAGGCTGGAGCTCTGAGGAGAGGAGAGCTGTCCCAGAGCCTGGAGCCAGTTGGTGGCAACTCACCCAGTGCTCTTCTTGACTGCCGACAGGACGTAGGAGTGCTCCCGGGGAGCTGTTCGCCTCAGAACACTGCTTGCAGCCTCTGACCTGGGGTGACATGGGGTGGGGGAGCATCTGATGGGTGCCAAGTTGGACATGCTCTGCCAGCCTAGCCTGGGATGGACTCGGGATGACTCAGGGCCAGCCCAGGGAGGCAAGGTATGGGAGAAACCAGATTTGCACCTACTCCAAGGACTATTCAAAGGAAATGTAGAAACTGAAGGAAGGGCAGCCCACGTTTATCAAGTGTGTGGCATATGCCCAGCCCTGCACCAGATGCCAATGTCCTCGCATTGGTTTATTGCTCTTCTCAATCCAGGAAAGTAGGTGCTAGTATCCTCTGcgatttacagatgaggaaactgagtccaagaagctttcattatttacccaagagcACTCACctagcaggaggcagagctggcattCAATGCTAGGCCACTCTTAGCTTCTGGCTCTTTTCCTTGCTCCACCCAGGCCTGGGGGCCCCTGCCACTGTGAACTATCCCCTGAGGATAGCCAATCTGCCAGGGCCTTTGGCAGTGGGGCTTTGCTGTGATTCCTGTGCCACAGATGGGTCAGCAGATATGGCACTGGTGgctggctgagcccagggaggaGAGGGCTTTATTTCCTCAGGGCCCAACTGCTGTACAGGCCCCAAGCCGAAGGCATACAAAAGGTGCTTAACAAACCCTGTCACAGTTCACCAGTACTGGGTGGTGTGTGGTCAGTCCCCATGGACAAAGGACTGAGGAAGGGCAATGGTGCATGGAACTTTGCTGGCCTGTGTGGATGAGGGCAACTTGGTGCAGAGACTGGGGTAGAATTTCAGCAGCATGGGGCACACTCCCAGTGCTGCGCGTGCTTGGGGCTCAGTTTGGGGTCCAGGGGCATTCAGAACTATGGAGTCAACCCCTGCCCCTAAGGCATGCAGATCATGCAGATAGAGGGTACTGTGCAGGTGGCTTCTCCCTGAATATTTTTGTCCAACTGTCTCAGGGCCCTTTCTGACAAACCGATTTNNNNNNNNNNNNNNNNNNNNNNNNNNNNNNNNNNNNNNNNNNNNNNNNNNNNNNNNNNNNNNNNNNNNNNNNNNNNNNNNNNNNNNNNNNNNNNNNNNNNTCTCAGGGCCCTTTCTGACAAACCGATTTAGAGCCCCGAAGAGCCTCCAAATGTGGTTTTTCCCTGGATACACAGTACGTAGGTTCTACCCCACAGAAGGCTCTCAAGGGCCCCTCAGCTGGCCCAACACTGAGTGGGTGGTTCTGGCACTCAGAGAATGACCCCTATTCTCATGCTCCATGGGCTACCGCTCATGGCCTACGTGTTGTGCATTTTGTCACCCCAACCAGTTCAATTCATTCCAGCAGTCTTCGAAGACTCAGGCTCCTGCCCTGCCCCCTGGGATGCCCAAAAGGCACCATTCCGTTACCTCCGCTTCTGTTCATCTGAGGAGAAaggcacctcctcctcctcctcggtGTCCCCTGATGTAGAGCTGCGCCTGACATTGTAGGGTGCCCTAAGAGAGGGGAGAGGCGCTTTTCTGTCATAGGCTGCCACCCTCAGCAGCTTGGCTTCCTGGCTTTCAACAACAGTGACAAGGCAAGTCAGTATCTCTGCCTTTGGGCCTTAGTTCATGCCACTTGTTCCTCCTTGAGAGCCAGCTCTCCCATCCCTCCCTGTTCGAGCCTCTCTCCTTCCCTAGAAAGGTTACCCAGCTGCTCCACATCCCTGGATGATGGAGGCAAGGGACAAACAACAGAAAGATGTGGTCCCCTGGGAGCTAGAGGCACAATTCACACCTCTGTCCAGAGAACCCCCCCTCCCTGAGCATacagtggggggtggggggctttgAAAGGGACCCCAAGGGGAGCACGAAGGGGAACCCCAAAGGTTTCTATCCAAGAAGCAGCTCAGATTTAGGCACACGATGTTCAGACTGACAGCAGCACCCTGAGGATCCCCAGGCCCCCAGCCCAGCGCAGCCAGGCAGAGCACCTGAGGCTCGGTGGGGTGCAGGGCCAAGCCCAGGAAGCACAGCCAGCCAGCAGCAGCCTCACGACCCATGATCCTTTCCCCAGATCTGTGGGGCCCCTCCTACAAGCTTCCTGCAGTCCCTCCTCTGCCTCAGATTAGACGTGCAATGTGCACGGCCATCCAGTTTTCTGGGGCTTGTTACCCTCCGGTGGCTCCAGGCCACAGCTGCAACTGGCAGGGAGGGTCAGGCAGGCGGGACTTCCCGGGCTGCGCTCGGAGGCAAGTAGCCAGCTGCCTTCAGCGGACCCAGAGTTTGGACTTGTTCCTTGGAGGAGGGAACCACGGTGAGCCTGGTGTTGCATACTCACAGCTTCTTGTAATCCTCAGTGGTCATCTTGTAGCCAGAGGAGGAGGGGCGGGGAGAACCAGCGTTAGCTGTTCTCACCAGACTGGCAGCACTAGAgaggagaatgttccatgtatcTACCTGCAGGCTCCGTCCTGCCTCCAGATTTGGCCATACAGCCCAGTGGACACGTGATAGGTGGGCCAGGAACTGCCTGGGAGCCTTTCCTCTTTGCTTTTGGCCCTGACAGACACCCAGAACTGTGCTGCTCAGAACAGGGCAGCCCCTGCTGCATAGGCAAATCCCACCAAGCTTCAGGGAACAGCCCAGCGGGCTCTTGCCTGTGTCTTTGCTTCCTGTTTCCTGGTCCCCTTGGCCTTTCCAGTCTGATGGAGCCCCAGGCAATGTCTGATGCCAAGGTGCTTGAATTGCATGCACCTTCAGCCTTCTCAATGCCATCAGCAAGGCAAGTCAAGGGTGCCCACTGCCAGGCTAGGGAGACTCTACACCCAGCCCCTCTCAAACTCCTGCACCTCTCTGTCCCAGTAGCCAGGACTGACCCCAGGACAAGGACACTGTTAGTGGCCCAGGACCTCCCAGAGACCCACACATCCACCGGGGACTGCCAGTCCCACCCCAACCCATCTCCTCTGGCCACCCCACCCTGCTCTCCATAATCCTGCCCTACACAGGATGAGAGCTGGCACCTCCAAGGCCCCACACTCCTGACAGGCAGAGTGCTCTCTCTGCCACGAGCCCAGACCAGGCCCTCACACCTCCCCACTGGCCGACTGGCCAGCACCCCATGGACACACCTTTTTGGAGTCCCGTTGGCCTTGGGGAACTGCTGCTGGGGCTGGGAAGAGCTGTCTATGGGCTTGGTGAACACTCCCCTAAAAGAGAGCCCAGGAGGTGCTGGTGAGCTCCCTGGAGGGGCTGGAGGGGTAAGAAGTCAAGGGGTGGTACGAGTGGGCACaggaaggccggcagagtcctgCGGTCACTTACCGGATGATGTAGCCAGTGGGAGCCCTTGTGCTCGGAGGC
Coding sequences within:
- the LOC111533118 gene encoding zinc finger protein 185, translated to MSISALGGSTKGKPLPPGEEERNNVLKQMKVRTTLKGDKSWITKQDESEGRTIELPSGRSRATSFSSAGEVPKPRPPSTRAPTGYIIRGVFTKPIDSSSQPQQQFPKANGTPKSAASLVRTANAGSPRPSSSGYKMTTEDYKKLAPYNVRRSSTSGDTEEEEEVPFSSDEQKRRSEAASSVLRRTAPREHSYVLSAVKKSTGPTQETQAPFIAKRVEVVEEDGPSEKSQDPPALARSTPGPN